A window of Methanocaldococcus vulcanius M7 genomic DNA:
TGGAGCTACTTTAATCTGTGTAAGAACTCACAAATTCTCTCCTCAAGGAGCAACAGGTGTTGCTGTCTTAGCGGAGAGCCATATAGCAATACATACATATCCTGAATATGGTTATGCTGCTTTGGATGTGTTTACCTGCGGAGAGCATACAGATCCATACAAAGCATTAGAAGTTATAAGGGACTTTTTAAAGCCAAAATCAATACAAATAATTGATTTAAAGAGAGGGCTTATGGAAAATGGAACTTTCGAACTTAAATAATTAAATATCCCTTATCCATTATTTATAAATATTTGTGTTTACCCTAAATCCAATTATAATCCCTCAATTACAACATATCAGT
This region includes:
- the speD gene encoding adenosylmethionine decarboxylase; the protein is MKYLGKHLILELWGCDPKALDDEKGIEKMLVDCVEACGATLICVRTHKFSPQGATGVAVLAESHIAIHTYPEYGYAALDVFTCGEHTDPYKALEVIRDFLKPKSIQIIDLKRGLMENGTFELK